One Vicia villosa cultivar HV-30 ecotype Madison, WI linkage group LG5, Vvil1.0, whole genome shotgun sequence genomic window, tcTTTGATTGTCACGGTCCTACTTCCTATATCATATGCTCTTGTATCAACCACATTAGACCATGCAAAAGAGTACTTCATCCACGCCAAGGGTGAATAAGCAAAGTTGTAATACTAATGGACATGTAATAAAAGCACGGAAGAGTAAAGAAAAGAGGTTGGGGATGCTAGGTAGCATTCAACTATACAACTGGGATTCATTAGGTTGAGACTCTAGAATTTATCGAAGGAAATGTGAAAATTATTGGAATAATGTTTGACCAAAAAACAAGTTTTATCCCGTTTCTACTTACCAAACCCTTCTTCTATAGCCCACAGGGCATTATGGAACTTGAAAGAGCAATCATTAAGAACTTCACCTATCCATACTAGTAGGGCTATAATCGCATAGTACTACCGTAATTAACTTATCATTGCCTAAGATAACCCAATTACCTATAAAAAAGAATCACTTGTGAAATTCACGCAAtggtttatttataataaatcacCCTTCCCCTTGTATTTTATAGAATGCAATAATAGGCCGCCCTTTCCCCCTATATTCTGCCATGTTGGGAAACTTATAGcaccattttgccatttttaaaaTTAGCCTCCTTTATCATATGCCAGTTTGATTGATTGAATGAAatgaatatataaattaaatttattttagatgTAGAGATGTATATGAAGCAgtgttgatttattttattttttatgcagtCTTTACAAAACAAGGGATTCTGGATGGTAAAAGGGTCTGGACATGTTAGTGACAGAGAGCCGGTATTTGATAATCCTTCCAAAACTGAACCAAAACGATCTCATCAATGGTTAATTGATGCAACTGAAGGGGATTATTTGCCAAACAAGAAGCAAGCAATAGAAGATGCAAATGAAAGATCTAGTTCAGGATTTTCAAATGTAAATTTTACTCCGTGGGAAAAcaatcataatttcaattcagtCCCAAACCAATTTATTGATCGGTTATTTGGATCTGAAACTAGGCCCATCAATTTCTCTGAAAAGAATACTTATGTTTCTGCTGATGATTCTAATGTGAGGTCAAATTTGATCTCCAATCATTATGGAGATGGTGCATCTTTTGGCTTGTCTATATCTCATTCTGCCGAAGATTCTGAACCATGTATGACTTTTGGGGGAATCAAGAAAGTCAAAATAAATCAAGTTAAGGATTTCGACATTGTACAAGCTCCAGAGGGACATGACTTTGATAGGCAGAGTAAGAGTGATCTACATCAAGCCTATAATGGGGAAATTGAGACGAGATCTGGGTCAATAGGGCAAGACTTTGACAAGGATGGCAATGCTGCTTTACTGGGACTCACCTATGGCAGAGGGGATGCCCATATAAGATCGTTTGGTACCCCCTTTGGCAAAGGAGATAACACAGTCCTATCAATGGGTGAGTCCTGTAATAAAGAGGACaaaaatataatttcttttggTGGGTTCCCAGATGAACGGAGTGATATCTCTGTGGGCAGGGCTACTACAGactatgaacaattatataaTCAATCATCAGTTCATGTGTCAACAACAGCCTATGAGAAAGAGTTGGATGCATCAAATTCCGGTGTAGTTGAAACTACTCCTTCGGTGGCAACAATAAAGCCTGAATCTGTGACCAAGAATAAACAAGATATCAAAAGGAAAGAATCTCCCACCACCTTCCCAACTAATGTCAGGAGCCTGATATCTACTGGTATGCTTGATGGTGTTCCTGTGAAGTATGTCTCAGTGGCGCGAGAGGTAAGGTTTGGTCTTTGTTGTCGATTATTTCATATGGTTTGAAATGCTACTTTATAAGCTATATTCCTGTGAATGAAGGAACTTCGTGGGATTATAAAAGGCTCTACCTATCTTTGTGGGTGTCAGTCATGTAACTATTCTAAGGTTAGTAATTCCTTGGTATACACTCTGACCCGACACCTTAATAAAGGTTTTCAAATTTCATAAAACCTATAGATTACTTATTGATTGATGCGTTATATTATTAGGGTCTCAATGCTTATGAGTTTGAAAGGCATGCCGGTTGCAAAACAAAACATCCAAACAATCATATTTATTTCGAGAATGGGAAGACCATTTATCAAATAGTACAGGAATTGAGGAATTCTCCGGAGAGTTCATTGTTTGACACAATTCAAACTATTTTCGGTGCACCAATTAATCAGAAGGCATTTCGCATTTggaaaggtaaagaaattcctgaCCCCTGCACTTTAAACAAAAACTAACTAACTTCTGCAAGATAAAGACGAGTTTTATTATTTGGTATGTCACTAATCTCATTTTTTAACTCGTGCAAAATGGTCTTCAGAATCATTTCAAGCAGCAACACGCGAGCTTCAGCGTATTTATGGAAATGAAAGACGCAACCTCTAAGTCTCAGCCACCTTTTTGCAAACTTAACATAGGTTATCTTCTAGTGTGAATAGCAAGATACATCAGTTTTCAGTATTTTTCTTGTAACTTTGTTTAGCTCCGTGGCCTTTGGTGCTTTGTGTACCTTAGTGGCATTGCTTAAAAGATTGGTAACTTTATGTAACTtttgtccaaataattgggattaGGGGCTTTTACTGGCAAAATGGCCGAGTATAGTTTCGAGAAAGCTGATGTTCTTGGGTGACCGAAGGAGCAAAACTTAATAATTTCGGGGAACTGGACTCCTGAGTAGTGTCATGTAACTTTTTTATTTGTATTCAAAATTACACAAGGAAAATTCACTTGAATATTTTATTAGTTCCTTATGGGTTGATGGATTCTTGAGAGGTTCGTAGATAGTTTCTGCTTGTTTGAGCGTTTGTTCTCGAGAGGATCATAAAGAGTTACTCTGTATGCCTGTGCGTTTGTTCATTTTGGTTGAATTAGGCATGAATGTGGTGCTTGGATcagttttgaagaaataaaaccatctaagctaaaaataaaatcaaaatgtgTTTCGGTTGGTTTGGATGGCTCAAATAACGGGcctgtttgttttggctttttttaaaaatgatttttagtgttacaaaattttgtgaaaaaaaaaatttacaaagaaacttttgataaaagcttcaaatgaaaattttgtttgaataattattcttaaaatgtgattttaggtattttatttatttatggagaaaaaatttggatatcaaaatttcaaaaaatcacttaattttgaagttatgtcaaatagattttcataaaaattatttttgaaatacaactttttgaaaaaattgcgattttgactaagttttggtgtTCATTACTCTAGGTTTATGttttaggatgtcaaaattagtgtttcattttaaaaaaacgaatataaaaaaacttgtaatattttgaaaaacggttttggaaaatctattttaaaaaatacaaagaaaaaatctatttttttaaagctgaaacaaactggcccaatATCATGTGATATAAAGAATATTGTATTGATACTTTATGGGTTGATGGATTCTTGAGAGATCGTAGATAGTTGCCATTTGCTTGGGCTTTTGTTCTTAAGAGGATCATAAATAGTTTGTTTGCTTGGCGTTTTAGGTGAACCTGATGACTCCCATAAAAGATAATCTAAACcaatctaatttaattaaatgtagTTTAATTTGAATTAGTTTTTGACTTTTTAAATTACAATTGTATCGTCAGTGCCTTAGTTGTAAACTTACACTTCAATCTTGGGTACTTAGTTTGAGACttgacaacaacaaaaaattacaaTTGTATTCTTACAACTCTATAAAAAATAGTACTCCCATGATATTATCAAAAATAGTACTCCTATGATattatcaaattatttttattgtattttggtGTATTCTAATTATCATTAATGTTTGATGAAAATGAATAAATCAAGATTGATGAAAActgattattttttaaacacatgaaatggttaaaattaaattgaatagtaTAAATAtcattaaataattcaaaattaactaggaaataattgataaaaaatattaaaatttaggtTAAATTACaatttaatctttttattttagtcaatttaCAAAATCAATCATCTATTTTATAAACAGTTTTCTTCTACACTatgttgcaaaaaaaaaaagtctaatGATTTGGATGTAGAACAATCcatgttgtaacacccttctaaaccccgcggtaattatataaaaattcagagtaaaacataaaaacaagggtgccacaattcaatttaaaccaatttatccataagtcatttgtcatgctacacttagaaacaaatcatcacattatcataatcatgtttctacacatcAGAATATTCATCATACAgacaagcataacatcatctatgcgaTATCCCAcaaatttaatacaataacaacagaaTAGAGTATCCTCATAGACTCTagactagcgttccccagtgttacaatatcagagcatgacaccgataCTATACTAAACGCACTGACTCATgggctaatcctcaccaagtcgtaaaagtcgttatcctcaatctgaaaatgacaacatgtaagagtgagtctcatcgcaattaacaaatattattgcatcgtacataataacacatcatatttatattattcacccaattgtatcacattcagacaattcaacaacacacaaccaacacatcatcaattcataacactgaaacacattcaatcatgttatgaaatcatggatatgaatgaactgacactatgcatgtggaaCCAACATCTTCAATGGGAATAActcaccgaccgatccaacattatcaagatacgccctgccagcacaaactccacacaatgggaattatgcccttcactgaatccacaacatcatctggattcagtcctcaacatatgattatgaatgaatgcaaacatatacaacatacttataacatcgtcGATCCGATGAACATCATCGTCTCATctcttaccatcatcatcatcattatcaagcatgtatatgtatcagcatcattcatcacaaataaatcatcatcaccatcattacagaacatacatgtatttacaccaatcatcatcataatcaataATAAGattatacatgtattcacatcattcaacacatctcatattgtcatatctcatcatatatgtcaacaatatatcatccatcaaacaaacaaaatattcacatcatattcatatcatcacatgaaatatctcataaGCTCCATCACacaatcaaacaaatcatcatatgAATCcggtttaaaacatagcatgtattgtcacatctcatcacatatatgtacaatacatcattcatcaagcaataaaatcatgattcaaaattaattaaatttacacctcatttcatcatttaaacacataagttatctcataaggtttatcatgctcgaaacggcactaaaaacggacatacggtttgaaagttatggccttcgaaaaatttgttaaattaaaaaatttaaatgttgTGAGTCGACGCACAAGTTCCATAGGTCGGCGCATAGAATTTTCTATCCCCCTCGGGTTTGCTCAAGTAgacccatgagtcgactcatgctggTCTTTTGGGAACCTATAGGTCAACACATGAGTTTCATAGGTCGACGCACGCTGCGTTTACAcagaatttttctgcgattttGACATCTTTCGTCTCCCAATCTAATCGCACCATAACAGATATCATCAAATAACATAACATActacaattataacacattttagaGGTCATCTAACACTAAAACCATTcatcaactcatcaatttcatcaattcaacaaaaacaacctaaatctcccaaaaccccaaaacctaaacatacaatccaattgatCTAAATAATATGCCTAATCAGCATTATCACATAAGATACGATAAGAGAAGTTaatcggagagtccccccttaccttagcaaaagatcttgattagccctcttcttcttctgttcctctttcacgtatcagctcttctactcttctgctcctctttcacatctatttttctttttccctcaattccttatttttatgaaaatagattttaatttagtaaaaggcctactctttactaacatcacacttggcccaatagctctatttctcaatttaatccaattaaatccaattaaatgccaaataatccaaataattaatttaaattctaattaaattaataaatagaaaatataggGCGTTACACATGTGGATTGATGAATGACTTGTCATTAgttataaaataataacaaattaaaaaataagtttaaaaaaataattaagaatcTTAAATTTCATATGTGAAACTCACTCAATTCTTTTTCCAAACATTTTCATTCTTGTTcaacctttcttcttcttcttttatgaCAACCTTATTCTGTAACTATCGTCGACTTTTTCCACCTTGTATCAACTTCGAACTCACCTTCTCTTCATCATCAATTTATCGGGCCTGCCTAATCAAGGATAAAATTCGAACTAACACCAAACCAAAAACAAAACCACCAACACCAAAACAAGAACAACATAAACCAATCCAGAACAAAATGAAAGAAGTAGAAGGAAATGAATTGGATAACTTTGATGACTTTAGTATAAAGAGAAGATAcatgtgattaaaataaaattattttgataagaGATAATGTTTGATTTAGAGAGATAGAAACAAAATCACTGAATACAAAGTCATCCAAACTTTTGTCTTATATGTGTCCGCCTTTGTGACTAAACTTTTCctttacaattaaattaaaattagatcaAAGTGACAAACGAGCATGTATGTCTCGTTTAAGTTCCGTTTAAGTTCGCCCtgtaaaaattaaaaagaaaatatataacgGAATAGAGCATGCTTTGTTGAAAGTGTGGGTCTAAAATTTTGTTCTGTTTCGCAAAAGAATGAGTGTGGAATGGGACAGATCCGCGGACATTGCACTTTTTAAgattaaaaattgcaaattttcaTATTAATGTCAATGCCAAAACCCACAAAAGTCTGCAAAAAAATTGTACAAGACAGAACAAACATATTAGAGATGTTGGCCTAAAACTTTGACCCTTCCACAAAAAATTGCAGCCAAAACGGAATAAACATATTAGAGATGTATGCTTAAAACTTTGATCCCAGCAAAAAGTGCATGCAAAACGTACATGCTCGACAGATCATACCCGTTTTACCACCCTATACTATTTTACCTTCCAACTTTTGCTTCTCTTTCCTTGCAATAtcatatcttttctttcttttgtttcattATTTATATTCATTCAAACAAGAACTATCGGAGGAATTGTTTCCTTTTCCTATTTGTTTCCTCTAATGCAATTtcatatcttttctttcttttgtttcctTATTTATATCCCATTCATTTGAGGCTTCTTCGATtgtttttctatttcattttatCTATTCATATGTGATAAACAAGAATTATTGGAGAAATACTACATAAGGGATGAATAAGAAACAAGATAATTTTTTAATGGATTTTTATAGTGTACCACATCTCTGAAAAACCCTAAATTGTCCTTTAGAGATGTATCTCCAAACGAGCCACAAGGAATTTTAGAAAAATtagttcgaatatgcatatccgaaaacacccaaATACGTTTTGGATACGCATATCTGAAAACATTGCTGGACAAAATGGTTGACATAAACATAattgttttttactttttttgaaaagaatcaatgtcGGTTTGATCCGTAATTTGGTTAAACTGTTAATAAACACACAAACagaaaacaataaaacaaacacaatgaagGTAGGTAGTATTGTTTTGATATAGtgaaaaataatacaaatattgtCCAGAAAGTACGAAATGTAAAATTAATGCGTCGACAACTGTGTATGCCTTATCCTAACCCCCTGACCCCTCATTTGCATCTTGTATCCCGCAACACTCGAAGCCTCGTTAACCATCCTTTCTAAAATGGCCACCGCTTCAGGACCGCCTCTCTCAATCACTCCTAAGTTCAAAGCTTCTTGTCCAAGAAACTGTATACGCTAACAAATCGACAAGacatcaatggcatggtcatcctggGTATGCTGATTCTCTAATATCTCCTCATGAGCTGACCTAGATGGACGACCATGATCGTCTTGTGTCATGAAAGGGTGTGACACTCTGTAGAACCATGTCACGTATCCCTCCGCACAATGCCAACAACTTGATGTTAGCATCATCTGATACTCCTCTGGTACCATAAAACGCTCCCAATTCTGAAAGATGTCATCGAGATTCTAACGGATAATTGTGTTAGGAACAGCCTGAAAGGGAGATTTGGGGATGATCTGCACATAGCCGAAATGTCACATGCATCGCTCAAGAAGATACCTGACCATAATGTTACTCCCACATGCCAGTCACCCTAAGTATAATGAGATGGGGTCGAAGGGGGTCATCTCCATGTGATCCTCGTAAGGAATCCACTTGATGCCATCGTGAAAATTCCAACCAAGATACACCTAGAATGGCAACACAACATTATTCCCTCTTTGTAAGAGGTACATGGAAGCCCGCGGTAGCTTTTCGCGATAGTCCTCATCAAAGTAGAAACCATGAATGCGTTGGAAGTGGAAAATGATTCATCCCTGACAAACAAATAAGATCTATGTAAgaacaaaatattaaaactaaattaaaattaatagttgGAATGAAGAGTACCGTCAGTAGTGTGCAAGAGCCCGTCAACTGCCTTGTCCTCTAGTTAGAAGCTTTATTCAACTTTTGGTATATGTATACCAAACAACCGGCCCCTTAGTTTCACTCGCTAACTGAATTCAAATCAAAGAAGTCTTGGAGGTATGCAACATccacgtaggttgcacttttgtccacaaaaatGGATGTGCCAACCAAGAAGATGAAGTAACACCGTAAAGCACAAGCACGGTGGTActgaataaaaaaatcattgtcCTGGCTTGCGGATGCTTCTGCCGCATTCGGGTGCTCTTCATATAATGCCGCCAGGAAGTAGAACTTGACATGAGCTCCATTAGTTGATGCATACTGGTTAAAAGCGTGTTCTAGTTGAGCTCTCGGATATTCGACCATCCATTCAATCGCATTGTTACGACTGATTTGAGAGTGGTTAAGTAACCTCCCTTTAATAGGAAGGTGTAGCATGCATGCGACGTCATTTAATGACATCGTCATTTCCCTAACATGAAGGTGGAAAGATGAGGTTTCCTTGTGTCATCTCTCGCAAAATGCCCCCTGCATGGCGTGGTTGATAGTCTCATAACCGGAACAACATAGTCTGACAAGTTCGGAGCCAAGGACGGCCTCCCTGAACCAATCTTTCCGAGACTGAACAAGATCAAATATTTTCCGCGTGTGATTCACGGACTTTAGGACTGGCCTTTcctgtaaaaataaaaattaatatcaatGTTAGTCGTTAACATATTTGTGTGTGAAACATTGGatgaaaaattgtaaaaaaaaaaaaatacttcttcTGCCCAAATATGTGGAGGGGCATGAATGTCCTAATATATCAAAAGGGAGATGTCATAGGGCCTCCGGGGTACTCCTAGACAGACCTTTCGGCAGCCTGCCTCGTTGTTGCACGTAGCTATGCAACATGCGTATCAGGAGCAGCATGCGTATTAGGAGCAGCATGTGCTTGAACATGTTCATCCTCAGGTTCTTGCTCATTATCCCCGTGATCCCGAGACGAGGACGCAtcagccagacgactcctcgaggCCCTTCTAGACTGCTCAGCTCTCTCACGCCGAGCAGATGCTGTCGGGCTTGACCTGCCATGTCTCAATCTAACGTTCTCAGCCATATTCTtgaaaaaatagcattaattaaaaAACACTCGGGTAATGAAAcaaatatgaaagaaaaaaacTCAGACAACATTTCGGATTGGCATGTCCGAAAACTCCTCAAAGGGGATTTCAGATATGCACATCCGAACACGCCTACGAACAGTCATGGATGAACATGTGCGTGTTCTTGCCCTTAATGCCCCCATAGAGTTTAAATAAAGATCCAAACAACCACATTTTCCAAATTAAACTTCTATCTAATGATTTTAAATGATAATAAACTACATATTACATACATGCAATGTACAACAAATGATTCGAAAAAACTTACTCAAAATCGGAGCTTTTAAAAACTTGTTGAAATGGGTAGAAGAAACACTTGCTTTGGTAACACTTATTCTGTCTAAGTATCGAAAAAGCTCGCTTCAGTAACTTGCTCAAATTAAAGGATTCAGAGATTTTATGAATGGAATAGAGAGAGTTCAAAGAACATGAAGTATGAGGGGTTTTGTCCGCCCTAAATATATACTTCAAACcggttcggatatgcatattccaAAACCCCCTTCTAAATATATACTTCAAACCGGTTTGAATATGCATATCCCAAAACCCCTTGAACTTAAATTATGGAATTGACTCAGAGATGCATACGTGAAACTCTcttaattttgaaaagaaaaaaaaaattgtttctgaAATTCATATAAGTAAACCTCTCAAAAAAAAATATGTGATGTGGTAAATTCAAAATACATATTCAAATTTGGGGAGTATTTTGAAAATTTCGCTAAAAACCTCTAAAAGAAGGCATAGGGTGCTCTAAGTAATTCTCAAGAAACAATGGCAAATAATGCAACAACTTTGGGAGAAACTCAtcaaatttaagttttttttttcatttgagaAAGAGATAGAGGGGAGAgtaatttgtttttttctttaatcTGCTTCTTAAGaaggatgaagaagattgaaagaGAATGAATGAAACATTGTTTTTCCTTCTAAAATTAGagatcaaaattataatttaatctaAATTTTCTATATGcaatttggttcaatttttaatataaaaaaaatcagtcAAACCAGATTTTAGAAAAACACATAAATATGagcttaataatattattttgaatCAAGTTGAAATAAGACAATTTCGAAATATGTATATCAACTCACAACTACACGCCATAGATAAGCACGTTTATACATTGAAATAACAGGTATGTCCCAATCCCAACCAAACAGATGTATGTAGTTAGTTAGACATTCATTCACCACAATCACATTCAGTTTTTAGATTCAATATAAGTCCAAAACTACTTATCAAGCACAGAATTAATAAATAATGACACAATGAAATCGTTAAAACCACAAGTCAGCATCATGATTATCATACAAGTAATTTCTTCTTCAATAATCTTCCCACCACCAACTAACTTGTAAAATGTATATCTTCAACCACAACATGCTGACTTTTGTGCAGCCTGTCCAGCTCCTGCTGCAGAGTCTTGGTTGATTTTGATTGTTGTCGgctgcaataaaaaaaatataacgaCGCATTCAGTCGACTTGTCAGAAAGAGAGTCGGGGACATGGAACAGGTGAAAGATGTTAAGATACTACCTCGGCCTTGTTGTCGGTGTCAGCAAGCCTTTGTTTTATGTCTCTTGCTATGGAAAAGAAAACTTCCTCCACATTTAGATTTGTCTTTGCACTCTGCAATGGAGCATTTTTCATGAGCATAGATAGCAACATAGATTTTAAGGAAGTTTCCACTTTTTTCATGTGGTAAATCACTTACGGTTTCGAAGAATTTGATTCCATATTCATCAGCCAGTGCTTGGCCTTTGGACGTTGGCACAgcctaaaaagaaaatcacaaACATCACAAATCTGATACGATTAGAATTCATACAAAGATACGGGAAAAGGGGCTTGCAGATGTAATTGATTAACTTATTAAACCAAAAAATTAGTCCATAAAGTATCAGTCTTTCTCTAAAAAGAATGTGTTGCTAACTAACCGAATTAAGTAAGCACCACAAGGTATCCCCACGGCTTAAGCCCTCTATTAAACTAATCTGAGTCAACAGCGGGTTATCGGGTTTGTCTTTTACTGAGACTGGACTACCTCCCAAATAAGCGACTCCAAGAATCAAACTCGGATTCTTTTTTTGAGAGAGTCATCTTGCCAACTCTCCCAACACCATGCACTCTTTCTGCAATTTAGTCCCCAAcgtattataaaattaataaatatgacACACGGACACAGGCACGATACCGGCACTGACATATCGATACCGGtaagaaatttgaaaaaaataaataaattgaacgtAATCACGAGTGTCAGTGTCCGACACAGACACAAACCCGCCTATTTTCAaaggtgtcggtgctacataaAGTATATGAAAATCTGCAATTCAATCTCTAACATCTTCATCGCAAGGACTAAATTGACTGATATATACTTTAAGGACTAGTTGTGTTGCATACTTTAGGGGCTATAACTTAGAGAGAGATACATTAGGGACTAAATTGATGATATTAGATCAGAATTCAACCCTCTTCAAACCTCATGCAACCCGTCAACAAAAGTCTTTACTTCTCTAACGGTAACATGGTTTCTTTCACATCCTCAATGATGCAATTCAACCGATCAGTAAGTTGGCATATACCATTATCAGAGTACATTTGACAATTGTAAAGGTTTCTTTTTCAAGCCTATGAGCTTTTAGATTTATAGCTCATTttgttcaaaatcaattttgtgtTACGAAGATATTTGATTTAGTCATGTAACTCCACTCGCAAATAGAAAGAGAGGACCCAGAGGGTTTGTTAAGGAGCATGGGAAGGGGGAGAAAACGGAACAAGCAGGAGAAAAATAATATAAAGCATCATTAAACATTGCCAACAAAGTTTGCATACCCTTTTGCTTTCGTCCATGTCTGCTTTGTTCCCTACCAGTATTTTGTTAACATTATCCGAAGCATGTTGCTCAATGTTGCGAATCCAATTCCTGATATCTGAAATTACCATAAGCTAAGTGAATATCCCAATATGAAATGAAATTTTAAGTTTTGCACAAATCAATATAATTCAAACTAAAGCAACATTAAGGAGCATTACTGTTAAACGATGCTTCATCTGTAACATCATAGACAAGCAATATCCCCATAGCACCACGATAGTAAGCTGCAAAAAACAAAGATTTTACAAAAGGCCAGTAAGTGCTACAATCCAGATGCCAACAGCCAAACATTCATCAATATTCAACAATCATAAACCTTACCGGTTGTAATTGTCCGAAACCGCTCCTGCCCTGCGGTATCCCAGATTTGGAGCTTGATCCTTTTGCCATCAAGCTCTATGGTTCTTATCTTAAAATCAATGCTGCATTAtaaaaatatgcatgtgatgttaaAGAAACCTCCAGCAAACAAAACTCCGTATTTTTTACTTACTAAACCGTAAAATCATACCCTATAGTAGTGATGAAACTGGTTGTGAAAGAGCCATCAGAAAACCGCAAAAGAAGACAACTCTTTCCAACACCTGcaaaaaacatataaatataaacCAAGGTATGTTTCACACAAAACAAACCTAATTACCCCAATATTTGTAAAACAAAGTATGTCTGCACGCAACTGCAGAGACTAATATCTCGAGATAACTCAGATTCATTTAGAAGACTCAATTATGTGAATTAAACAAATCACAAACGGATCACATAAAAAGTCAACACCAATTTACAAAACAACCTCTTCATAACACAAACAATGATAGAAATGTTGGGTCAAATCAAACtagattaaaatttcaaatttgaaacaaatctaaactaaaaaacCATTATAAAGAAGGAGGAATAAAATATATTTACCGCTATCGCCGATCAAGAGAAGCTTGATGAGGTAATCGTAATCGGCACGAGCCCTTGCCGGTGGAGCAGCCATGAAAACGAAAGAATGTAACGAAAATGGTG contains:
- the LOC131601973 gene encoding uncharacterized protein LOC131601973; translated protein: MSLQNKGFWMVKGSGHVSDREPVFDNPSKTEPKRSHQWLIDATEGDYLPNKKQAIEDANERSSSGFSNVNFTPWENNHNFNSVPNQFIDRLFGSETRPINFSEKNTYVSADDSNVRSNLISNHYGDGASFGLSISHSAEDSEPCMTFGGIKKVKINQVKDFDIVQAPEGHDFDRQSKSDLHQAYNGEIETRSGSIGQDFDKDGNAALLGLTYGRGDAHIRSFGTPFGKGDNTVLSMGESCNKEDKNIISFGGFPDERSDISVGRATTDYEQLYNQSSVHVSTTAYEKELDASNSGVVETTPSVATIKPESVTKNKQDIKRKESPTTFPTNVRSLISTGMLDGVPVKYVSVAREELRGIIKGSTYLCGCQSCNYSKGLNAYEFERHAGCKTKHPNNHIYFENGKTIYQIVQELRNSPESSLFDTIQTIFGAPINQKAFRIWKESFQAATRELQRIYGNERRNL
- the LOC131601974 gene encoding ras-related protein RABE1c-like, which translates into the protein MAAPPARARADYDYLIKLLLIGDSGVGKSCLLLRFSDGSFTTSFITTIGIDFKIRTIELDGKRIKLQIWDTAGQERFRTITTAYYRGAMGILLVYDVTDEASFNNIRNWIRNIEQHASDNVNKILVGNKADMDESKRAVPTSKGQALADEYGIKFFETSAKTNLNVEEVFFSIARDIKQRLADTDNKAEPTTIKINQDSAAGAGQAAQKSACCG